A stretch of Henckelia pumila isolate YLH828 chromosome 4, ASM3356847v2, whole genome shotgun sequence DNA encodes these proteins:
- the LOC140861067 gene encoding uncharacterized protein encodes MESVENHDNYLVKKVDVLGRLGLSPHQKITAAMRILAYDAVADSTDEYVKIGECTAIESLKRFCRAMVEVFGDWYLRPPNAKDIERILHIGKQSVFSGMPGSLDCMHWKWKTCPTGWAVQYVGHRGKPTIILEAVVGYELWI; translated from the coding sequence ATGGAATCCGTTGAAAATCATGACAATTACTTGGTTAAGAAAGTAGATGTGTTAGGGAGGCTCGGGTTGTCACCACACCAAAAGATAACTGCTGCAATGCGAATCTTAGCTTATGATGCAGTGGCAGATTCAACAGATGAGTATGTTAAAATCGGTGAGTGTACTGCAATTGAAAGTTTGAAAAGATTTTGTCGGGCTATGGTAGAGGTGTTTGGTGACTGGTATCTTCGGCCTCCCAATGCCAAGGACATTGAAAGGATTCTCCACATTGGAAAACAAAGTGTATTTTCGGGGATGCCAGGAAGCCTTGATTGTATGCATTGGAAGTGGAAAACTTGTCCTACAGGTTGGGCTGTACAATATGTTGGTCATAGAGGAAAGCCAACAATCATTTTGGAGGCTGTAGTAGGTTACGAGTTGTGGATATGA